ACTTTCATCGCGCCTTCCTGCTTCAACGTGATCATACCCTTGGCGACGGCCGTCTGTTTGATCGCCGATGAATCGGCTTTGGCGCCGATGAGCCGGCGTACATCGTCATCGAGTACGAGCAATTCATAAATGCCCGTACGACCGCGATACCCAGTTTGCGAACAGTTCGGACAGCCAGCCCCACGGTAGAACGTAAAGGCCCCCTTGCTATCGAGCCCAAGGCGGCCGAGCTCATCGACGGTGGGCTTATAGGGCTTCTTGCAATCAGGGCAGATTTGCCGCAGCAAGCGTTGCGCGAGCACCGCCATGACCGAGGAGGCGACCAGAAACGGTTCGATCCCCATATCGATCAAGCGCGTCGCGGCACTGGCCGCATCGTTGGTATGCAGCGTGGAAAACACCAAATGTCCGGTGAGGGAGGCATGAATCGCAATTTCCGCCGTCTCACGATCGCGGATTTCTCCGATCATGATGACGTCGGGATCCTGGCGCAAAATAGACCGCAAGCCGGCAGCGAAAGTAAGGTTGATCTTAGGATTAACCTGCATCTGCCCGATCCCGAGCAGCTGATACTCGACCGGGTCCTCAACGGTAATGATGTTCTTATCAGGCGCGTTGATCTGGCTGAGGGCGGCGTAAAGCGTCGTCGTTTTGCCGCTTCCGGTCGGGCCCGTCACAAGAATAATGCCGTGAGCCAGCTGAATGAGTTGCTGGATGGACGAGAGCCGGTCGGTTGAAAATCCCATCTCTGTCAAGTTCAGGAGGCGGTTTTCTTTTTCGAGCAGGCGAAGGACCACACGTTCACCGTGCGAAGTGGGCAACACGGACACGCGCAAATCGACGTCTTTTCCCGCCGTCCTGATGGCAAACCGGCCGTCTTGCGGCAAACGC
This is a stretch of genomic DNA from Nitrospira lenta. It encodes these proteins:
- the gspE gene encoding type II secretion system ATPase GspE, yielding MSDSEQQVTFGRPLLGRILGEKFNLLDSKLDEALAYQREKGGRLGEALLHLRVLREEELLEALAQQFELAWLPHLEVSQIDHELIKRVPISFARRYRILPLRYEDGVVVVATTDPLETVALDDLRLLLGKPIRSVLTTGIALLACLNRIYDEAASPVGAAQVMEDMAAAENLDQLAHELDEPQDLLDATDEAPIIRLVNSVLFQAVRQRASDIHFESFERGLVVRYRIDGVLYPVLTPPKRLQSSIIARLKIMAGLNIAEKRLPQDGRFAIRTAGKDVDLRVSVLPTSHGERVVLRLLEKENRLLNLTEMGFSTDRLSSIQQLIQLAHGIILVTGPTGSGKTTTLYAALSQINAPDKNIITVEDPVEYQLLGIGQMQVNPKINLTFAAGLRSILRQDPDVIMIGEIRDRETAEIAIHASLTGHLVFSTLHTNDAASAATRLIDMGIEPFLVASSVMAVLAQRLLRQICPDCKKPYKPTVDELGRLGLDSKGAFTFYRGAGCPNCSQTGYRGRTGIYELLVLDDDVRRLIGAKADSSAIKQTAVAKGMITLKQEGAMKV